The sequence CAGCATACCGGCGGTTCTGCCGTAGAATTCCACGGGGCGGCGCCCCTCCACTGCCAGCCGCACGTCCTCCACCATCTGGCCCAGGCTGAGTTCCACGGCCAGGAAGCCCAAGGCCCGGTCCATCACCGACTCGAACGCGGTCTTCGGGAACGGCCACAGCGTGACCGGGCGGATGAGCCCGACCGGGATTCCCTGCCGCCGCAGGGCCCGCATGGCGGCGCGGCTGATGCGGGCGGCCGTGCCGTAGGCGACCAGGAAGAGCCGGCTGTCACCCTCCGGGTCCTCGACGACGGCACGCTGCTCTTTGGCCTCGATGGTGCGATACTTCTCGGCCAGCCGAAGGTTGTGCTCCTCCAGTACGACCGGATCGAGGTAGATCGAGTTGACCAGGTTTGGCGGCCGGCCTTTGGCGCCGGTGGTCGCCCAGGGCCGGTGAGGGCGCTCGAAGGGCTTTTCAGGTGGCAGCACGACGGGTTCCATCATCTGGCCCAGAAGCCCGTCACCCAGCACCATGACCGGATTGCGGTAGCGTTCGGCCAAATCGAAGGCCTCGAAGACGAGGTCGGCCAGCTCCTGGACCGAGGACGGGGCCAGGACGATGAGCCGGTAGTCGCCGTGCCCGCCCCCCCTGGTGGCCTGGAAGTAGTCCGACTGTGCCGGGGCGATGTTGCCCAGCCCGGGGCCACCCCGCATCATGTTGACGATGACGCAGGGCAGCTCGGCGCCGGCGATGTAGGAGATCCCCTCCTGCTTCAGACTGACGCCGGGGCTTGAGGACGAGGTCATGACCCGGCCGCCCGCGCCGGCGGCGCCGTAGACCATGTTGATGGCGGCCACTTCGCTTTCGGCCTGAAGGAAGACCCCGCCCACCTCGGGCAGCCGCCTGGCCAGGTACTCGGGCAGTTCAGACTGGGGGGTGATGGGGTAGCCGAAAAAATAACGGCAACCCGCCCGAATTGCCGCTTCTCCCATCGCCTCGAGACCCTTCATCAGCACTCGCGGGCGCGCGAGGTCGTCGTCCGCCAAGACGTCTCCCCCCTTGGGCCATTACGCTGCGCTCAGCTTCCTGCTCTACTTTCCTGGCTCTCCGGTCAGGTCGCTGCGACGCCGGCCGGGGCAGCCTTCTGGGTCACGGTGATGGTGATGGCTGCCTCAGGGCACATGCGGGCGCAGTGCGTGCATCCCGTGCATGCCTCGGGGTGGACCACCGTGGCCGGACGGTACCCTAGAGCGTTGAAATCGCCGGAGGATAGGGCCAGCACGTTCTCCGGGCAGAAGGCGATGCAGAGTTCGCACCCCTTGCATCGGTCCCGGTCGATCACTATAGCAACCGTTTTCATGGTGTCCACCTCCTTTTGGCTCCCTCCCGGTCCGTGTCATACCCCGCGCCGGTGTGCAAAACCTGCTGCGGTAGCGAAAAGGCCGGAGCCAGGCTGAAGTTGACAGCACTCCCTGCGATGGCTACTATAGGTGCAAACAAATCGATCGGTGCTCTCGGCAGACCTGGTATCAAGAGCGGCGGAGGGACTGGCCCGATGAAGCCCGGCAACCGGCGGCGCGTTTCGCAGCGCCGCAGTGGTGCCAACTCCTGCCGGCATTGCCCGGAGAGATACGAGGTCGGCGCCCCGACTTAGACGGGCAACGGGCCTCTTCCGGGTGGAAGAGGCTCTTTTTTGCTCGTGGAGAGGCATGAGAGAAGCATTGGCGTTGAGCCTGGCAAGACTCCGAGAACGGCGCCATGACGCGCACCTAGCGCGGGCCCCGGGCGAAAAGCCACCCGGGCGGACTGAGGCGCCGGCCTCGCAGCGCCCCATGGTAGTGCTGGAGGAGCTTACCAAGACCTTCGTGCAGGGCGGCCGGGAGGTGGTGGCGCTTCGCGACGTGTCGCTCGAGGTCCACGCCGGGCAGATCTTCGGAATCATCGGCCTCTCCGGGGCCGGCAAGAGCACGCTCGTGCGGTGCATCAATTTGCTGGAGCGCCCCGACCGCGGCCGCGTATGGGTCGACGGGCTCGAGATGACCGCGTTGGCACCTGCGCGGCTGCGCTCGGCAAGGCGGCGCATCGGGATGGTGTTCCAGCACTTCAACTTGCTCAGTTCGCGCACCGTGTTCGGCAACGTTGCCTTTCCCCTGGAGATCGCCGGCACGCCGAGGGCTCAGATCCGGTCCCGGGTGATGGAACTTCTTCAATTGGTGGGCCTTGCCGACCAGGCCGACGCCCATCCCGCCCAGCTCAGCGGCGGCCAGTGCCAGCGGGTGGGGATTGCGAGGGCGCTGGCCCCCGAGCCGCGCGTCCTGCTGTGCGACGAACCGACCTCCGCGCTGGACGCCGAGACGACCGCTCAGATCCTGGAACTCCTGCGCGACATCAACCGGGCCCTTGGCATCACCATCCTGCTGATCACGCACGAACTTCCGGTGGTCCAGGCCATCTGCGACCGGGTGGCGGTCCTGGAGAGCGGGCGGGTGGAAGAGGTGGGAGACACGGTGTCGGTGCTGACGCACCCGAGGTCGGCGGCGGCACGGAGGCTGGTGGGGGCGGCGGCGGATCGGGCGCTGGGCCACGTTCTTGGCCGATGGCGCCAGGAGGGGGAGGCTCTCAAGGGCGAGGGCGGGCACGGGCGGGGCGGGAGGCTGTTCCGGCTGGCCTTCCTGGGGCCCGTTGCAGAAGAGCCTGTGATCGCCAGCGTGGTGCGTTCGTTCGACGTGATGGTCAACATCGTCCACGGCAGCATCGACCGGGTGGGAGCGACCCCGTTCGGCGCGCTCATCGTTTCCATTGACGGGCCACCCTCCTCGGTGGAGGAGGCGGTGGCGTACCTTCGCGGTCGGGGCGTCGAGGTGGTGGAGTGGCCATGACCGCAGGCCTTCTGTGGCAGGCGACGCTCGAGACGCTTTACATGACCGGGGTGGCCACGCTCCTGGCGCACGTCGCCGGCATACCGCTGGGGGTTTTGTTGGTCGTCACGGACCGCGGTCACATCCTGCAGAAGCGGCCGGTGCGCGAGGTGCTGGCGGCGGTGGTCAACATCGGCCGCTCGGTTCCGTTCATCATCTTGCTCGTCGCCATCATCCCCTTCACCCGGTGGGTGGTCGGGACTTCCATCGGCACTGCTGCTGCCATGGTGCCGCTGACCGTGGCCGCCATCCCGTTCGTGGCGAGGGTGGTGGAGACGGCGCTGCGGGAGGTGGACCCGGGCGTCGTAGAGGCGGCGCAGTCGATGGGGGCCACCCCCTGGCAGATCATTACCCGTGTGCTCTTGCCTGAAGCCATGCCGGCCCTGGCCCTGGGGGCCGCCATCACGGCCATCA is a genomic window of Bacillota bacterium containing:
- a CDS encoding 4Fe-4S binding protein; protein product: MKTVAIVIDRDRCKGCELCIAFCPENVLALSSGDFNALGYRPATVVHPEACTGCTHCARMCPEAAITITVTQKAAPAGVAAT
- a CDS encoding ATP-binding cassette domain-containing protein, which gives rise to MVVLEELTKTFVQGGREVVALRDVSLEVHAGQIFGIIGLSGAGKSTLVRCINLLERPDRGRVWVDGLEMTALAPARLRSARRRIGMVFQHFNLLSSRTVFGNVAFPLEIAGTPRAQIRSRVMELLQLVGLADQADAHPAQLSGGQCQRVGIARALAPEPRVLLCDEPTSALDAETTAQILELLRDINRALGITILLITHELPVVQAICDRVAVLESGRVEEVGDTVSVLTHPRSAAARRLVGAAADRALGHVLGRWRQEGEALKGEGGHGRGGRLFRLAFLGPVAEEPVIASVVRSFDVMVNIVHGSIDRVGATPFGALIVSIDGPPSSVEEAVAYLRGRGVEVVEWP
- a CDS encoding 3-methyl-2-oxobutanoate dehydrogenase subunit VorB; this encodes MKGLEAMGEAAIRAGCRYFFGYPITPQSELPEYLARRLPEVGGVFLQAESEVAAINMVYGAAGAGGRVMTSSSSPGVSLKQEGISYIAGAELPCVIVNMMRGGPGLGNIAPAQSDYFQATRGGGHGDYRLIVLAPSSVQELADLVFEAFDLAERYRNPVMVLGDGLLGQMMEPVVLPPEKPFERPHRPWATTGAKGRPPNLVNSIYLDPVVLEEHNLRLAEKYRTIEAKEQRAVVEDPEGDSRLFLVAYGTAARISRAAMRALRRQGIPVGLIRPVTLWPFPKTAFESVMDRALGFLAVELSLGQMVEDVRLAVEGRRPVEFYGRTAGMLPEPESIAKRLEAMHQQLGADVAAQGRR
- a CDS encoding methionine ABC transporter permease; translated protein: MAMTAGLLWQATLETLYMTGVATLLAHVAGIPLGVLLVVTDRGHILQKRPVREVLAAVVNIGRSVPFIILLVAIIPFTRWVVGTSIGTAAAMVPLTVAAIPFVARVVETALREVDPGVVEAAQSMGATPWQIITRVLLPEAMPALALGAAITAINVLGYSAMAGAVGGGGLGDLAVRYGYQRFRTDIMVQTVVLLVVLVQGMQAIGDALARRLRR